A stretch of Eleutherodactylus coqui strain aEleCoq1 chromosome 2, aEleCoq1.hap1, whole genome shotgun sequence DNA encodes these proteins:
- the LOC136613085 gene encoding beta-1,3-galactosyltransferase 5-like, protein MKRNCILLLFILLFSIIYLMFKWIYESELIMSESHLESQSMSPLITMTRQLVTLNDGKYDYSLNYTSFQLEFPHLQRYQCSLIHSPPVAPYDDSDLPSVILAIKSHPGARRRRFAVRQTWATEQELKGYKLRRFFLLGRTEVQGQMEMVRLESATYGDILQWDMTEGHHNLSLKERCLLEWLHHNLPEVEYIFKGDDDVFVNVELMIDLIRDFGSPNIIHGFHQNRPPVMRHTKYRITQTLYPMEFYPGFVSGGGFIFSGLSVPRLYEASRKIPVFPLDDVYFGFLALAAKLIFRHDPRFYVSGLKYEVCRYKKAMVVHGISPDDLLTIWREVNNNDCKNSTQQKN, encoded by the exons ATGAAGCGTAACTGTATCTTGCTCTTGTTCATCCTTCTTTTCTCCATCATCTACCTGATGTTTAAATGGATTTACGAGTCAGAACTCATCATGTCGGAATCTCATCTTGAGTCGCAGTCTATGAGCCCCCTTATTACCATGACAAGACAATTGGTGACTCTTAATGATGGAAAATATGATTATTCCTTGAACTACACTAGTTTTCAGTTGGAGTTCCCGCACCTGCAGAGATACCAGTGCTCACTGATCCACAGTCCACCTGTAGCACCATATGATGACAGCGACTTACCTTCCGTAATTCTGGCCATCAAATCCCATCCAGGGGCCAGGAGGAGAAGGTTTGCTGTACGACAAACTTGGGCCACAGAACAAGAACTGAAAGGCTACAAGCTGAGACGATTCTTTCTCCTGGGGAGGACGGAGGTGCAAGGGCAAATGGAGATGGTGAGGTTGGAGAGCGCCACTTATGGGGACATCCTACAATGGGACATGACCGAGGGAcatcacaacttgtctctgaagGAGCGGTGCTTGCTGGAGTGGCTGCACCACAATCTCCCCGAAGTGGAGTATATATTCAAAG GTGATGACGATGTGTTTGTGAATGTAGAACTAATGATAGATCTTATTAGAGATTTTGGTTCTCCAAATATAATCCATGGATTCCATCAAAATCGCCCACCTGTGATGCGTCACACTAAATACCGAATCACCCAGACTCTCTACCCAATGGAATTCTATCCTGGCTTTGTGTCAGGTGGAGGCTTCATCTTCTCTGGACTGTCAGTGCCCCGTCTATATGAAGCTTCTCGGAAAATACCAGTTTTCCCATTGGACGATGTTTATTTCGGCTTCTTGGCTTTGGCAGCAAAATTAATCTTCAGACATGACCCTCGGTTCTATGTTTCGGGGCTGAAGTATGAGGTGTGTAGATACAAGAAGGCAATGGTCGTGCATGGAATAAGCCCAGACGACCTGCTCACAATATGGAGAGAGGTGAATAACAACGACTGCAAAAACTCAACACAACAGAAGAATTAA